A single window of Streptomyces aquilus DNA harbors:
- a CDS encoding response regulator transcription factor: MRVLVVEDHTELADSITRVFRRQGLAVDTAYDGSTALDLVEEVDYDVVVLDRDLPGVHGDDVCGELAAKGVRTKVLMLTAAASIADRVEGLGLGADDYLAKPFAWPELLARTRALGRRAHPERQPELVRGALRLDPARRTASHSGTQLPLTTKEFGVLAYLLGAEGRTVPADELLAKVWDEVADPGTTTVKATVNRLRAKLLDASVIQTVPGRGYRV, encoded by the coding sequence ATGAGGGTACTGGTGGTCGAGGATCACACGGAGCTCGCGGACTCGATCACCAGAGTCTTCCGCCGCCAGGGCCTCGCGGTCGACACGGCCTACGACGGCTCGACCGCGCTCGACCTCGTCGAGGAGGTCGACTACGACGTCGTCGTCCTCGACCGTGACCTCCCCGGCGTGCACGGCGACGACGTCTGCGGCGAGCTCGCCGCCAAGGGTGTGCGCACCAAGGTGCTCATGCTCACCGCGGCCGCCTCCATCGCCGACCGCGTCGAGGGCCTCGGTCTCGGCGCCGACGACTACCTCGCCAAACCCTTCGCCTGGCCCGAACTCCTCGCCCGCACCCGCGCCCTCGGCCGCCGCGCCCACCCGGAGCGCCAGCCCGAACTGGTCCGCGGCGCCCTGCGCCTGGACCCCGCGCGCCGCACCGCCAGCCACTCCGGCACCCAACTGCCGCTCACGACCAAGGAGTTCGGCGTGCTCGCCTATCTGCTCGGCGCCGAGGGACGGACCGTCCCCGCCGACGAGCTGCTCGCCAAGGTGTGGGACGAGGTCGCCGACCCCGGCACCACCACCGTCAAGGCGACCGTCAACCGGCTCCGCGCCAAGCTCCTCGACGCCTCGGTGATCCAGACCGTGCCCGGCCGGGGCTACCGGGTCTGA
- a CDS encoding response regulator transcription factor, whose product MRVLIVEDHKDLAESVARGLRRHAMEVELAHDGEQGLSRAATGAYDVVVLDRDLPLVHGDDICRALVRQGCPSRVLMLTAAGTLADRVDGLDLGADDYLAKPFSFAELIARVQALDRRDQPAVPPVLVRGDIELDPARRTVLRGGRRLELSPKEMAVLEVLLAAGGAVVSAEELLERAWDRDADPFSNAVKVTVSRLRRKLGDPPVIETLPHVGYRI is encoded by the coding sequence ATGCGCGTACTGATCGTGGAGGACCACAAGGATCTCGCGGAGAGTGTCGCGAGGGGGCTGCGGCGGCATGCCATGGAGGTCGAGCTCGCGCACGACGGCGAGCAGGGGCTGAGCCGGGCCGCCACCGGGGCCTACGACGTCGTCGTACTCGACCGTGACCTGCCGCTCGTGCACGGGGACGACATCTGCCGGGCGCTGGTGCGGCAGGGCTGTCCGTCGCGGGTGCTGATGCTCACCGCCGCCGGGACGCTCGCCGACCGGGTCGACGGGCTGGATCTCGGCGCCGACGACTACCTCGCCAAGCCCTTCTCCTTCGCCGAGCTCATCGCCCGCGTCCAGGCCCTGGACAGACGCGACCAGCCCGCCGTGCCGCCCGTCCTCGTCCGCGGTGACATCGAGCTCGACCCGGCCCGCCGCACCGTGCTGCGCGGCGGGCGCAGGCTGGAGCTGTCGCCGAAGGAGATGGCCGTCCTGGAGGTGCTGCTCGCCGCCGGCGGTGCCGTCGTCTCCGCCGAGGAGCTGCTGGAGCGGGCCTGGGACCGGGACGCCGACCCGTTCAGCAACGCGGTCAAGGTCACCGTGAGCCGGCTGCGCCGCAAGCTCGGCGACCCGCCGGTCATCGAGACGCTCCCGCACGTCGGCTACCGGATCTGA
- a CDS encoding ABC transporter ATP-binding protein: protein MATVSFDKATRIYPGSEKPAVDALDIQIEDGEFLVLVGPSGCGKSTSLRMLAGLEDVNAGAIRIGDRDVTHLPPKDRDIAMVFQNYALYPHMTVADNMGFALKIAGVPKAEIKQKVEDAAKILDLTEYLGRKPKALSGGQRQRVAMGRAIVREPQVFLMDEPLSNLDAKLRVSTRTQIASLQRRLGITTVYVTHDQVEAMTMGDRVAVLKDGLLQQIDTPRNMYDRPANLFVAGFIGSPAMNLVEVPIADGGVKFGKSVVPVDRDALSAATDKTVTVGVRPEHFDVAGSDAEKGLAITVNVVEELGADAYVYGTAKVGDDAKDLVVRVSGRDVPEKGSTLHVVPRAGETHVFSTSTGARLSD, encoded by the coding sequence ATGGCCACTGTCTCGTTCGACAAGGCGACCCGGATCTACCCGGGTTCCGAGAAGCCCGCCGTAGACGCGCTCGACATCCAGATCGAGGACGGGGAGTTCCTCGTCCTGGTCGGCCCGTCCGGCTGCGGCAAGTCCACCTCGCTCCGCATGCTGGCGGGGCTCGAGGACGTCAACGCCGGCGCCATCCGCATCGGTGACCGCGACGTCACGCACCTGCCGCCGAAGGACCGGGACATCGCCATGGTGTTCCAGAACTACGCGCTGTACCCGCACATGACGGTCGCCGACAACATGGGCTTCGCGCTCAAGATCGCCGGCGTGCCGAAGGCCGAGATCAAGCAGAAGGTCGAGGACGCGGCGAAGATCCTCGACCTCACCGAGTACCTGGGCCGCAAGCCGAAAGCGCTCTCCGGCGGTCAGCGCCAGCGTGTCGCCATGGGTCGCGCCATCGTGCGTGAGCCGCAGGTCTTCCTCATGGACGAGCCGCTGTCGAACCTCGACGCCAAGCTCCGTGTCTCGACCCGTACGCAGATCGCGTCGCTCCAGCGCCGCCTCGGCATCACCACCGTCTACGTCACCCACGACCAGGTCGAGGCCATGACGATGGGCGACCGCGTGGCGGTCCTCAAGGACGGTCTGCTCCAGCAGATCGACACCCCGCGCAACATGTACGACCGCCCGGCGAACCTCTTCGTCGCCGGCTTCATCGGCTCCCCCGCGATGAACCTGGTCGAGGTCCCGATCGCCGACGGCGGCGTGAAGTTCGGCAAGTCGGTCGTGCCGGTGGACCGTGACGCGCTTTCCGCCGCCACGGACAAGACCGTGACCGTCGGTGTCCGCCCGGAGCACTTCGACGTGGCCGGCTCGGACGCGGAGAAGGGTCTCGCGATCACCGTGAACGTCGTCGAGGAGCTCGGCGCCGACGCGTACGTCTACGGCACCGCGAAGGTCGGCGACGACGCCAAGGACCTCGTCGTCCGCGTCAGCGGCCGTGACGTCCCGGAGAAGGGCAGCACGCTGCACGTCGTCCCGCGCGCGGGCGAGACCCACGTGTTCTCGACGTCGACGGGCGCCCGTCTGTCGGACTGA